In one Lycium barbarum isolate Lr01 chromosome 7, ASM1917538v2, whole genome shotgun sequence genomic region, the following are encoded:
- the LOC132602121 gene encoding uncharacterized protein LOC132602121 isoform X2, with translation MNTEFFVHRTAFFGQLEGRDLVSFNRRGASEFGVEASGSSINFCGVQIDGLQGNGQNRLLQLLRDDSERNSYMHEDNYTSLDDDLSTMVQQFQDNSAPNL, from the exons ATGAACACGGAATTCTTCGTACACCGAACTGCCTTTTTTG GACAGCTCGAAGGAAGGGATTTAGTTAGTTTTAATAGAAGAGGAGCTTCAGAATTTGGTGTAGAAGCTAGTGGTTCTTCAATTAACTTTTGTGGTGTTCAAATAGATGGCTTACAAGGGAATGGCCAAAATAGACTTTTGCAACTACTTCGTGATGATTCCGAGAGAAACAGCTATATGCATGAGGATAATTATACTTCATTGGATGATGACCTTAGCACAATGGTACAACAG TTTCAGGACAACTCGGCTCCAAATTTGTGA
- the LOC132602121 gene encoding uncharacterized protein LOC132602121 isoform X1, translating into MNTEFFVHRTAFFGSALRRQLEGRDLVSFNRRGASEFGVEASGSSINFCGVQIDGLQGNGQNRLLQLLRDDSERNSYMHEDNYTSLDDDLSTMVQQFQDNSAPNL; encoded by the exons ATGAACACGGAATTCTTCGTACACCGAACTGCCTTTTTTGGTAGTGCTTTACGAA GACAGCTCGAAGGAAGGGATTTAGTTAGTTTTAATAGAAGAGGAGCTTCAGAATTTGGTGTAGAAGCTAGTGGTTCTTCAATTAACTTTTGTGGTGTTCAAATAGATGGCTTACAAGGGAATGGCCAAAATAGACTTTTGCAACTACTTCGTGATGATTCCGAGAGAAACAGCTATATGCATGAGGATAATTATACTTCATTGGATGATGACCTTAGCACAATGGTACAACAG TTTCAGGACAACTCGGCTCCAAATTTGTGA